The Vulpes vulpes isolate BD-2025 chromosome 8, VulVul3, whole genome shotgun sequence genome has a window encoding:
- the RDH14 gene encoding retinol dehydrogenase 14 isoform X3: protein MAVAAVAALLAALSGVLWLAARRFVGPGVQQLHGGGDSGLMHGKTVLITGANSGLGRATAAALLRLGARVIMGCRDRARAEEAAGQLRRELRQAGGREPGSDGGAAGELVVRELDLASLRSEEPRLDVLINNAGIFQCPYMKTEDGFEMQFGVNHLGHFLLTNLLLGLLKNSAPSRIVVVSSKLYKYGDINFEDLNSEQSYNKSFCYSRSKLANILFTRELARRLEGTNVTVNVLHPGIVRTNLGRHIHIPLLVRPLFNLVSWAFFKTPVEGAQTSVYLASSPEVEGVSGKYFGDCKEEELLPKAMDESVARKLWDISEVMVGILK, encoded by the exons ATGGCCGTGGCCGCGGTAGCGGCGCTCCTGGCCGCACTGAGTGGGGTGCTGTGGCTGGCGGCCCGGCGGTTCGTGGGGCCCGGCGTCCAGCAGCTGCACGGAGGCGGGGACTCGGGCCTCATGCACGGGAAGACCGTGCTGATCACCGGGGCGAACAGCGGCCTGGGCCGCGCCACCGCCGCCGCGCTGCTGCGCCTGGGCGCGCGGGTGATCATGGGCTGCCGCGACCGCGCGCGCGCCGAGGAGGCGGCGGGGCAGCTCCGCCGCGAGCTGCGCCAGGCCGGGGGCCGCGAGCCGGGCTCTGACGGCGGCGCGGCCGGCGAGCTGGTCGTCAGGGAGCTGGACCTCGCCTCGCTGCGCTCG GAAGAACCTAGACTGGACGTCTTAATCAACAACGCAGGGATCTTCCAGTGCCCTTACATGAAGACCGAAGATGGGTTTGAGATGCAGTTTGGAGTGAACCATCTGGGGCACTTTCTACTCACCAATCTTCTCCTTGGACTCCTCAAAAATTCAGCTCCTAGCAGGATTGTGGTAGTTTCTTCCAAACTTTATAAATATGGAGACATCAACTTTGAAGACTTGAACAGTGAACAGAGCTATAATAAAAGCTTTTGTTATAGTCGGAGCAAACTGGCTAACATTCTTTTTACCAGAGAACTAGCCCGCCGCTTAGAAGGCACAAACGTTACTGTCAACGTATTACATCCTGGTATTGTGCGGACGAATCTTGGCAGGCACATACACATTCCACTGTTGGTCAGACCACTTTTCAATTTGGTGTCCTGGGCTTTTTTCAAAACCCCAGTAGAAGGCGCCCAGACTTCAGTTTATCTAGCCTCTTCACCTGAGGTAGAGGGTGTGTCAGGAAAGTACTTTGGAGATTGTAAAGAGGAAGAGCTATTGCCGAAAGCTATGGATGAGTCTGTTGCTAGAAAACTCTGGGATATCAGCGAAGTCATGGTTGGCATATTAAAATAG
- the RDH14 gene encoding retinol dehydrogenase 14 isoform X2, with translation MAVAAVAALLAALSGVLWLAARRFVGPGVQQLHGGGDSGLMHGKTVLITGANSGLGRATAAALLRLGARVIMGCRDRARAEEAAGQLRRELRQAGGREPGSDGGAAGELVVRELDLASLRSVRAFCQEEEPRLDVLINNAGIFQCPYMKTEDGFEMQFGVNHLGHFLLTNLLLGLLKNSAPSRIVVVSSKLYKYGDINFEDLNSEQSYNKSFCYSRSKLANILFTRELARRLEGTNVTVNVLHPGIVRTNLGRHIHIPLLVRPLFNLVSWAFFKTPVEGAQTSVYLASSPEVEGVSGKYFGDCKEEELLPKAMDESVARKLWDISEVMVGILK, from the exons ATGGCCGTGGCCGCGGTAGCGGCGCTCCTGGCCGCACTGAGTGGGGTGCTGTGGCTGGCGGCCCGGCGGTTCGTGGGGCCCGGCGTCCAGCAGCTGCACGGAGGCGGGGACTCGGGCCTCATGCACGGGAAGACCGTGCTGATCACCGGGGCGAACAGCGGCCTGGGCCGCGCCACCGCCGCCGCGCTGCTGCGCCTGGGCGCGCGGGTGATCATGGGCTGCCGCGACCGCGCGCGCGCCGAGGAGGCGGCGGGGCAGCTCCGCCGCGAGCTGCGCCAGGCCGGGGGCCGCGAGCCGGGCTCTGACGGCGGCGCGGCCGGCGAGCTGGTCGTCAGGGAGCTGGACCTCGCCTCGCTGCGCTCGGTGCGCGCCTTCTGTCAGGAG GAAGAACCTAGACTGGACGTCTTAATCAACAACGCAGGGATCTTCCAGTGCCCTTACATGAAGACCGAAGATGGGTTTGAGATGCAGTTTGGAGTGAACCATCTGGGGCACTTTCTACTCACCAATCTTCTCCTTGGACTCCTCAAAAATTCAGCTCCTAGCAGGATTGTGGTAGTTTCTTCCAAACTTTATAAATATGGAGACATCAACTTTGAAGACTTGAACAGTGAACAGAGCTATAATAAAAGCTTTTGTTATAGTCGGAGCAAACTGGCTAACATTCTTTTTACCAGAGAACTAGCCCGCCGCTTAGAAGGCACAAACGTTACTGTCAACGTATTACATCCTGGTATTGTGCGGACGAATCTTGGCAGGCACATACACATTCCACTGTTGGTCAGACCACTTTTCAATTTGGTGTCCTGGGCTTTTTTCAAAACCCCAGTAGAAGGCGCCCAGACTTCAGTTTATCTAGCCTCTTCACCTGAGGTAGAGGGTGTGTCAGGAAAGTACTTTGGAGATTGTAAAGAGGAAGAGCTATTGCCGAAAGCTATGGATGAGTCTGTTGCTAGAAAACTCTGGGATATCAGCGAAGTCATGGTTGGCATATTAAAATAG
- the RDH14 gene encoding retinol dehydrogenase 14 isoform X1, whose amino-acid sequence MAVAAVAALLAALSGVLWLAARRFVGPGVQQLHGGGDSGLMHGKTVLITGANSGLGRATAAALLRLGARVIMGCRDRARAEEAAGQLRRELRQAGGREPGSDGGAAGELVVRELDLASLRSVRAFCQEVLQEEPRLDVLINNAGIFQCPYMKTEDGFEMQFGVNHLGHFLLTNLLLGLLKNSAPSRIVVVSSKLYKYGDINFEDLNSEQSYNKSFCYSRSKLANILFTRELARRLEGTNVTVNVLHPGIVRTNLGRHIHIPLLVRPLFNLVSWAFFKTPVEGAQTSVYLASSPEVEGVSGKYFGDCKEEELLPKAMDESVARKLWDISEVMVGILK is encoded by the exons ATGGCCGTGGCCGCGGTAGCGGCGCTCCTGGCCGCACTGAGTGGGGTGCTGTGGCTGGCGGCCCGGCGGTTCGTGGGGCCCGGCGTCCAGCAGCTGCACGGAGGCGGGGACTCGGGCCTCATGCACGGGAAGACCGTGCTGATCACCGGGGCGAACAGCGGCCTGGGCCGCGCCACCGCCGCCGCGCTGCTGCGCCTGGGCGCGCGGGTGATCATGGGCTGCCGCGACCGCGCGCGCGCCGAGGAGGCGGCGGGGCAGCTCCGCCGCGAGCTGCGCCAGGCCGGGGGCCGCGAGCCGGGCTCTGACGGCGGCGCGGCCGGCGAGCTGGTCGTCAGGGAGCTGGACCTCGCCTCGCTGCGCTCGGTGCGCGCCTTCTGTCAGGAGGTGCTCCAG GAAGAACCTAGACTGGACGTCTTAATCAACAACGCAGGGATCTTCCAGTGCCCTTACATGAAGACCGAAGATGGGTTTGAGATGCAGTTTGGAGTGAACCATCTGGGGCACTTTCTACTCACCAATCTTCTCCTTGGACTCCTCAAAAATTCAGCTCCTAGCAGGATTGTGGTAGTTTCTTCCAAACTTTATAAATATGGAGACATCAACTTTGAAGACTTGAACAGTGAACAGAGCTATAATAAAAGCTTTTGTTATAGTCGGAGCAAACTGGCTAACATTCTTTTTACCAGAGAACTAGCCCGCCGCTTAGAAGGCACAAACGTTACTGTCAACGTATTACATCCTGGTATTGTGCGGACGAATCTTGGCAGGCACATACACATTCCACTGTTGGTCAGACCACTTTTCAATTTGGTGTCCTGGGCTTTTTTCAAAACCCCAGTAGAAGGCGCCCAGACTTCAGTTTATCTAGCCTCTTCACCTGAGGTAGAGGGTGTGTCAGGAAAGTACTTTGGAGATTGTAAAGAGGAAGAGCTATTGCCGAAAGCTATGGATGAGTCTGTTGCTAGAAAACTCTGGGATATCAGCGAAGTCATGGTTGGCATATTAAAATAG